The window AAACAGAGATTTAGGGCCACCATCTAGATCCATGCCCACAGATCTCATCTCTAATCCTTCCTCCAGCACCTTCCTCTGAGCTCACAAGTGTTTGCCCTGTCTCTCTGGACATTTAGAACTTCACTGTTAACTTCTTGACGGGCTGTGATGTGCACTCTCTCCAGTCATTAGATGCCCAGGTGGCAGACCATGTCCAAAGAACTGAAGAGTGGATTATCAGACCTCTCGTGATCTaagtgttaggaccaaactgaagccaggacaggctctaaggggcaggctaggcctgaggtttagtctctaggaaggctgaggcactgggaactcccgcaggcagtgtagctcgaccaatcagaaaaatccctGTAGCCCACCACTCCCCCCCCTCCACCCACGCCAGACCggagccaatccagatagggatgcgaggtttaaaagtcccgcgTGGGCGTagggtttaaccaatcagctatgctgttacaggaacaaagaaccatctgtataaaaatagatgtgattcagagctcggggctcttgttggattccactgtgctggatgagacctgggccctaactcgagctagcaataaacccctttatgcttttgcattgctgccgatgtcttattctctcagttttggggactcggactctgggcataacataaGCAATGACTCTAGTCTCACAAACTCCACCCAGACTCCCCAAGGCCAAAGGAGATCGATGTTTATGACATACAGTTGTAAACTTTCCCACCGTACACTGATCGAAAAGTTTaagatccagaaaaacatttgcttaGTTATAGTCAGTTACCTTTCTGAAAACAGTTCCAAAGAGTAAAAAGAtcaacattgttgttgttgttgttgtttataagatatataaatgtaatatatttgagATTTGGTATGATGTTCTACAATCTGATCAGAGACTAGGTATAGGAACATAGGATGCAAGTTAAAGCCATTGGTTCCTGTACTTCATTGTCAAATTACCCTGTACACATCTAATGTTCTCTGTCCATTAAaattgggagaatgacattctaacatgtatactatcatgtgaattgaatcgccagtctatgtctgacgcaggatgcagcatgcttggggctggtgcatggggatgacccagaaagatgttatggggagggaggtgggaggggggttcatgtttgggaatgcatgtaagaattaaagattttaaaatttaaaaaataaaaaactaaaaaaaaaaaaaatggaaaaaaataaataaataaaattcatttgatGACTTTCCCCCTTTGTAATGGAAgcaagtaaaacaaaagaaatttttgattttatataaataactCCCACTAAGACATATCACCTCTGAGAAAAAGACTACATTGTCACAAAAAGTGGCAAGTATGTTTGTAAAGTTTCTATAAGAAATCTGTCTTCAAAAGTTGTGTCAGCTTGTTATTTATTGTTGCTACTGGAGAATATAGAGAGACCTATTCAAAACTCAGTCTTGAATCAAGTAACTGAGTTAGGATCAGGTGTAACCATTGCCCATAGTATTTGCTCTCAGAGTGATTGCAAACTGCCAAAGCACTTTCCTTCCATGAAACTGATtccagaatgagagaaaaaaaacccTCTAAGTCTGCCCTGCCTGAAGATGTAGAGTCCAGGTCTGCTTGTTCCTATAAAAAAGCATTATTTCCACAAGCAGAGGACTGAAATAAGTGTCAATAAGTGAATATAATATTGTTCAGAGTAATACAAAGGGGCATCAGAATACTATGTTTTCATTGGTCTCCCAGTTCCACAGTGTCCTATAATTTCTGACATAATGCATatcttaaaataactaaaaatatgaAACCTAACCTAGAGCATGGCACAACTTGATTTTTCAAGTCTTACTAGTCCATAGGAAAAGAATGCATCAGAAATCTCTCAGGACCAACAGTAAATATGGCAACATCAAGCTGTGTGTTTCTTTGCTAAAATTTTCTCCACCTTTGACCATAGAGTGTTGGTGGTTGCTCTTTTATATTACAGAGGAACAGAATCTGGAGAAGACATGAGAAGATATTCACTTCTGAGGCTTATATAACATTAACAATAATAGCAGTGTTCAGAGAGTGTTTATATGCCCCATACACCGCTGTTCTGAAGAGCTGGTATTACTTCAGTATATTTAGATGAAagctacagaaaataaaactggcaaaagaaatgggaatatataGTGTTATAATCTTAAACAGGGTTAATTTGAGAGTTGTCTTAATCCAATGTATTCCTTGTGATTCTGAAATTCATTGGTTCAGGGAAAGAGCTGGATCTGATAGCTTTGGGCTTCATATAAACATTCAACAGCATCAAGAGGAAGAAACAATTTCTTAAGCATGCTTGATATCCAGCTTGTATACAGCTGCATTGTCCAATACAACTATCACTTCATATTGGTCAATGTTCATGACCTACCAACTCTGAAGAGTAAGAAAAGTAATTATATAGGCCTCACTGATTAGAATTGATTCACCTGGCCATTTCCGAACAAATTTCTGTCCTTAGGAAATACTACACAATGGTCTGCTTAAGACTGGGTTTCCTAAATTAATTACTAAATTAAGAGAGGGTTGGATTAACACAATTAGCTCAAAGCAGCCTACCCCTCCACTGTGAGCTGCAATCAGTACTCAAAACTGAATCTTTATTATGCAAAGAGAGTAAGGGTAATGATAGAATGGATACTAAAAGACAGCCAAAATACCAAAGATGGCATTTCacatttatcatttcatttaatcctcaccaggATCATATGAGGTAGGCTTTTTGTGAAAGCCTCTTTTTCTGATGCTTGTTTAGGAATGCTTAACTCCCACAGTTAAATGCCACCTAGTTCAATTAGTTGGGTGAAATAAGAGTCAGTTTAGCTATTCTGCTTTGGAAATTACAAAAACGAAAAACAACAGtgaaactttgaaataaaaatttacattccTTTAACATTTTAAGAACGTGTTAATCTTGAAGTTTCACTTGACCTAGAATTCAAGTTCTAATAATGAAAGGATAAGGTCAAGACCCAGGATTTAGTATGGTGTGTAGCATTAATTACTTGGGTCAGTACCTTTTtactaaactgaaatgaactaaaattttcatttaataacattttcttataTGTAACAGCAAGTCTCTGACTTTCCCCAATTATGATAAACTTTAATTAACACAGATTTACTCACGCAAAACTTAGGAAATTTCTACTAGAGACTTTTTTCTAAAGCGAAAGGAAGCACGGAGACCTCCgtaaatagcagcagcagcatctcccacGTGGATCCGGTAATTTTCCAGTCCTAGCCCTTCATTCAACCTTCCTTGCTTAAAAATCCCCTCAACATCCATGGTGAAATACAGGCCTTTGCTCAGGCTTAAATTTCCCGGAGTCCAGGTACCCGGGTTAAGGCCGCTGTGAGATTGACAGGCATTTTATCCAATAGCATTGCAGAGAGGCGTATCATTTGACCGACGCACCAATCAGCACGCAAAGAGTCTCCGTCGCCACGGTGAAGGCGGAAGTAAGGCCCTGCGGCGCCCTCATGGACTCACTTCTGGAGCATTTGGATCGTTTCTCTGAGGTTCTGGCTGTCTCCCGCACAACCCATGTCAGCACTTGGGACCCCGCAACCGTTCGCAGGGCTTTACAGTGGGCGGGCTACCTGCGCCACATCCACAGGCGCTTTGGCCGCCATGCGCGTATTCGCAAAGCTCTGGAGCAGCGACTGCAAAACCAGTGGAAGCAGGAGGGTGACTCTGGGCCCACTCCAGCCCCGGGCTTGGCGAACTTCCAGGCCTTGGGGCACTGTGACCAGCTGCTGTCTCTGCGACTGCTGGCGAACCCGGCCCTCGGAGATGCCTCCTTTCACTTCCTGCTACAGCAGCTCTTTCCCGGCCCCGGCGTTCCGGACGCCGAGGAGGAGGCGCTCCAGGGCAGCCTGGCCCGCTTCGCCCGCTGCCGGGCCGCTGCCCACATGCTGCGCTTCCACGCCTACAGGGAGAACCCGGTCCTTCAGAAGGACTCAGTGATGAAGACGCAGGCGGAGCTGCTTCTGAGGCGTctgcaggaggtgggggaagCCGAAGCTGAGGGCCCTGGCAGGCTTCTCAGCCGCCTGTGGGAGCGCCTGCCCCAGAGCAACTTCCTGAAGGTGGTGGCGGCCGCGCTGCTGCTGCCGGCGGCATCCCCCCGACTCCAAGAAGAGGAATTGGGAGTAGGCAGCCCCAGGACACCGGGAGACGGGCGTCAAGAGCTGCTTCGTTGGCTTCTGGGGAAATCAGATATCGCGGTTGCCTTTTGCCGCAACCTCCCAGCCGAGCTTTTAACTTCGGTGGCGGGGCGCCATCCAGAGCTCTCCCCTGTCTATCTGGGTCTGCTCACAAACTGGGGTCGCCAACTGCACTATGACCTTCCGAAAGGCCTTTGGATTGGAACTGAGCCCCAGGATGTGCCCTGGGAGGAGTTGTTCAGCAGGTTTCAAAGCCTCTGTCAGGCCCCTCCTCCTCTGAAAGATGAAGTTCTAACTGCCCTGAAGTCCTATAAGGCTCAAGATGGAGATTTCGAAGTCCCTGGTCTTAGCATCTGGACAGACCTGTTGTTAGCTCTTGGGAGTCTTGTATGATATTGCACTGGGGAAGAGACAAGTTTTCAGCCCAGGCCCCAGTTCTCAGTGGGCAACATTGTGTTACTGATTACTCGAATGTAtggtttacaaaattaaaattcctGTGTTCTCaccacatctcctgtattttcATGTGTCCAAAATATTTTAGGTCCTAATATATAATAAAGTAATTGTAACTTAATTACAAATATGTAAAGTAACTGCCTTGTAGTGCCGTGGAGTTTCTGGATAGAGGAGGTAACATTGCAAGTATCCTACCTAAAGCCATAGATTTAACAATAGTTGTGTTTTAGAACATGCATTTCTAATAATCCTGAAAATATATGTGCTTGTCCCAGAAAAAGTAGTTTTAACAGTGACCAACAAGACAAcgtttttatattattaatgcCTTACTTttgtaggttgtttttttttttttttttttttttaagtcctcagAAGTGAAGAGATTTCTAACCAACAACATGTGTTGTCAGAAATGGTTTGGAAAGCCAACtggcctgctaagtcacttcagttgtgtccgactctgtgcgaccccatggactgcagccacccaggttcctccatccatgggattttccaggaaagagtactggagtgggttgccattgccttctccgtgtactTTAAACTCTGGATTTTGGCCTTGTTAACCTGACATTCTAATAAGTTAACCAGCCTTGTGTGCCTGGGTGCTCAGTTGCCTctgtctctttgggaccccatggactgtagccttccaggcttctctgtccatggaactttccaggcaagaatactagggtagGATTCCTACCagaggggaatcttccccacccaggggtcaaacctacatttcctgcattggcagttggaacATGTGTTATtcagaaattttgtttttcatttctgcaaATTGAAAGACCAATAATTTAAAAGCATCGCCTTAAAGACAaggtaaaaagtttttaaagcatAGTAAATGCAAATCTATGCCTCTGGATTTGATGGCAAAAGAATCAAAACAGACTTCTAAATTAGTACTGCTTCTGCCATTGAGGTTAATACATCACAACCTTGGTGTTAGAGTTGCCTTATATTAAATCAAGTGTTGAGTATAAAAATAAGGTTCTCCCACTTTTCCCTTGGTGAATACCCTATGGGGGCAGTTTAGAATATTTGTTTAGTATGTGTAGGAACCTAATTTTTTGAGTTTACCCAGATGTTCCACACCTGGCAGAGTGATTCCCAATCACCAAACATAAGaataatgtattcatttttattaggGGGGAGTACTACTTCCTGTTCAAGATGTTTTCTTCCATATCCAGGTTAGTTGGTTGCAAGATTCTTCAGGAAATGTAAAAATTAGAAGGTTGATTTGAGCAAAAAAATTTGTATAATGTAGAATTTATTCTGTAGTGAAATCTGGAATAAAGTACTGTCCCACTAGCAAGTACACTTTCCCAGATAGATAATCTTGTGTTAACACTAACAAGTTTGTATTTCCTGTGATTTGATTCTCTTTCCTAGCTCTAATCCATGtaggtcatattttagatttaattTGCCATGAATACAAGAATAAAGACAATTCCTTCTGTTCATtacctgaagatcttttttcagGAAACATAACTCAGTGAAGAGTTATATTCACACAACTTGTGATATTGACCCATAAccataaaatttagttttaaagaGTGAGAGTTTGTAAACTTATTTCCCTATTTCTGCTGCTACATTGCACTTTTGTTTAAGATAAAATGATAACAAAGGTTATAGACTCcagtaaagaaaatttttaaatctatttttatgcTTACCATATTTTAGGCTCCATGCTATGTTCATTACATAGGTAACCATATTTAGTCTTCACATCAAGATTGTATTGTTATAAATCTAGATATAGGCTAAAGAAAATTAACTACAACGCCCAAGAGCACACAGAAAATAAGCAACATGAGAGTAGAAGCTAATCTGTTATTTCCCCCCACCTagagcctagaacagtgcctggcatggcttgtgggatcttagttcccagaccagggattgaacttcgGCAGGGCAGGGAGAGCCCTGAGTCCTTATTACTGGgcatccagggaattccctttaaTTTCTATTCTTGATCTTATTTTAAACaaagttcagtcattcagtcatgtccaactctggacatggactgcagcatgccaggcttccctgtccatcaccaactccgggagcttactcaaactcacatccatagagtcagtgatgccgtccaaccatctcatcctctcttgtccccttctcctcctgccttcaatctttcccagtaccacGGTCTTTTCCAcggagtcaggtcttcgcatcaggtggccaaagtattgtcatttcagcttcagcatcagtccttacaatgaatattcaggattggtttcctttaggattgactgattggaactccttgcagtccaaaggactctcaagagtcttctccaccaccacagttcaaaagcatcaattctttggtgctcaactttctttatagttcaactctcatatccacacatgactactggaaaaaccatactttgactagatgaacctttgtcagcaaagtaatgtctctactttttcgtatgctgtctaggttggtcatagcttttcttccaaggagcaagcatcttttaatttcatggctgcagtcaccatctgcagtgattttggagtccgaaaaaataaagtctgtcactgtttccattgtttccccatctatttgccttgaagtgatggactggatgccatgatcttagttttctgaatgttgaacaaAGTTGACCTTAAAGTTAAGGACTTAAAAACATGATACTGATATAGGAATTTTATTATCACTCCAGAATCTGTATctaggaagaaagtgaaaggaaggaatgggaaattgaataaatgaattcaggatACTTATGAAACAGCAGATAAAATGACCGCATATGTGTATGTTGGTTTTTGTTAATATTATGGAGGACAAATATCAATGCTCTGTTAGAACTTCCCTCAGGCTGGCTGtatatttattaagtatattaaaatgttttaaatctaaATACTCTTGTCTAAGAGCTGGCTACTTACTTAGGTTCTGATTCTAAtggaaaatatgtaatatttgaCTTTGAGTGTAAAATGTGTAATATTTGAGTAAATAAGGCTTTGCATTTGTCTGCTGTCATATAGTATACAAAGCTGTACAGTTAAATAATCTTAGCAGAACCTCTTAATACAACTGTTAGGGTAATGTGCTGTGAACTTCAAATTTTATTAATCAAAGAGTTGAGACTACAGTTCAATTtgtcatgaatttgagcatactttgggagatagtggatgatagaggagcctggtatgctgcaatccatggggttgcagagagtcagacacaccttagcgactgaacagcaataacaaataATGGCTCTTTAAGTGGTAAAGTCAACAAGGATCTGGATCTCCTCTCACTTAAATTCACTCCACAAATCATTATTGGGGAGGTAGATTGGTGATGTGAGAATCAATACAGTACTGGCACAcgggagaaaatatatttatcaaatattatttaaattcagGTTATTATCTACTATTATAACTTTAACCTGGTTTATTCACTTTCACAGTCAGagtctcctcatctataaaatggaaaacttctaGCTCGTGGTTGTCTGGGGAAATGGCAAGGGAGGTTGGATTGGGATATTTGGGactagaatggataaacagcaaggtcctatcatatagcacagggaagtatattcaatattctgtaataagtcataatagaaaagaatatgaaaaatatgtatatatcttaaacactttgctgtataccagaaacaaataaatgtattattaatcaactatgtgtgtgtatgctcagccatgactgattctttgtgaccgcacagactaacccaccaggctcctttgcccatggaattttccaggcaagaatactggagtgggttgccatttcctactctaaggattgttcctgacccagggaccaaacctacatctcttgtgtctcctgcattggcaggcagattctttaccacagagccacctgggaagttcccaaACTatccgtggtggtggtggtgtagttgctaagttgtgtctgactgcttgcgaccccatggactatagcctgccaggctcccctatccatggaatttcgcaggccagagtactagagtgggttaccatttccttctccagctgctgctgctgctgctaagtcggttcagtcatgtccgactctgtgcaaccccatagactgcagcccaccaggctcccccgtccctgggattctccaggcaagaacactgaattgggttgccatttccttctccaatgcatgaaagtaaaaagtgaaagtgaagttgctcagtcgtgtctgactcttagcgaccccatggactgcagcctaccaggctcctccgtccatgggattttccaggcaagagtactggagtagggtgccagtgccttctccagctaTACAAtactaaatcaactatacttcagttaaattAATTCCCCAATATGATCTTCGTTCAAGAAATTTTATcagttattgtattttattttattatattttgagtGAGTTTATGACATGCAGACAAATACAGAATTGTTGAAAtgtttatttacaaaattttaaaatagcattttatttttattttcttaaattttaaacttctaattttgtactggggtatagacaattaacaatgttgtgacagtttcatgtgaacagcaaaaggactcagccatacatatacaggtaCCCACtctccccagactcccctcccatccaggctgccacataacactgagcagagc is drawn from Ovis aries strain OAR_USU_Benz2616 breed Rambouillet chromosome 21, ARS-UI_Ramb_v3.0, whole genome shotgun sequence and contains these coding sequences:
- the FANCF gene encoding Fanconi anemia group F protein, producing the protein MDSLLEHLDRFSEVLAVSRTTHVSTWDPATVRRALQWAGYLRHIHRRFGRHARIRKALEQRLQNQWKQEGDSGPTPAPGLANFQALGHCDQLLSLRLLANPALGDASFHFLLQQLFPGPGVPDAEEEALQGSLARFARCRAAAHMLRFHAYRENPVLQKDSVMKTQAELLLRRLQEVGEAEAEGPGRLLSRLWERLPQSNFLKVVAAALLLPAASPRLQEEELGVGSPRTPGDGRQELLRWLLGKSDIAVAFCRNLPAELLTSVAGRHPELSPVYLGLLTNWGRQLHYDLPKGLWIGTEPQDVPWEELFSRFQSLCQAPPPLKDEVLTALKSYKAQDGDFEVPGLSIWTDLLLALGSLV